In Isosphaera pallida ATCC 43644, the sequence AGGCGTATTTACGGGTCGTGCCCAGCAGGTCGCGTAATTCGGCCATGCTCATCGTTTCAACCTGCTTGAGGCGCGCGGTCACTCGACGGCGAATTTCCGCCTCGATCTGGGCATCGTACCAAAGCCCGGGCGCGACCTCGACGATCCGCTCCTCTTCGACCAACAAGGTGAGCAACTCGACGGCCAGCGAGGGCTTTTTGATCCCCAACCGGGTCGTCAGCGACTTCAAATCAGGTGGTTCCAGACCGGCGGAGGTGATCGCCTGGAGCAATTCGCTCTTGAGTTTGCGTTCGCTTTGGCTGAGCCGAGGCTGATGGTCAATGCGCGCGACTCGGGCGGGCGGGTCGCCTTCGATCAGAATTCGCCCGCGGTCGCGCAACCGTTCTAACAGGGTCGCAATCAGCGGTTCACCGCCGCGTTGGGCCAGATCGGCGAGTTCGGCGGCGAGGTGGCCACGGGGGATGGTCGATTGGCGGGGGCGAGCCGCGTGCAAACGAGTCAGAGCCGCTTCGACCCGACGTTCCCACTCCTCGACCACCTCGCGGGTGACGCTCAGCGCTCTTCGAGGCCCGATCGCTAGGTCAAGAATCATCCCGGTTCGTTTCAACTCGGCCCACGCCGCCGCGGCGACCTCGGGAGTCAGGCCGGTGGTCCGACAAAGGGAACTCGGTGTGAGACGGTCGGGGTCGGGCGGGATCAACGCCACAGCCCGTTCCAGCCGCTCGACTGGATCGTGTGCTTGGGCCAACCGCTGCGCCCGTTCGATCAACACGGCGTCGCGGCGGCGGATCGGTCCGGCCTCTGGCTGGAGCACCCGTCCGCCTCCCAGGGTGGTCGGCGGCGTGGTTTCTCGCAGGATGAACGGTTGATCGAACACCGCCGTCACCGGACGGGCCACCACTAGTTGGCCCAGGCCAGTTTGCCCGGCGTCCAGTTGGGAGACGGGCCGCCCCTCCTCGTTGCGCAACAGGATCAAACCCGCGTTCACCTCGCCGCTGCCCAGATGAAGACGATAACGGCCCCGGTGACGCAGTGGGCGGGGCGCGTCGCAGGCCACCCTCAGTTCAACCGTCAGCCGA encodes:
- the selB gene encoding selenocysteine-specific translation elongation factor codes for the protein MNSYVPLVLGTAGHIDHGKTALTRALTGVDTDRLPEEKARGITIDLGFASLRLGRYELAVVDVPGHERFVRNMLAGAGGFDVALLVVAADDGIMPQTREHFEILKLLGIPQGVIALTKRDLVEPEWLDLVRADLRSLIVGSFLEGCEIVPTSTVSGEGLAELKEALERACHRVAERPRPDPGRFRLAIDRVFTREGLGVIVTGTVVSGAVTVGEDLECWPLGRLVKVRGLQRHGRGVERVERGARAAIHLGGIKQTDLARGHELATPGYLNASRRLTVELRVACDAPRPLRHRGRYRLHLGSGEVNAGLILLRNEEGRPVSQLDAGQTGLGQLVVARPVTAVFDQPFILRETTPPTTLGGGRVLQPEAGPIRRRDAVLIERAQRLAQAHDPVERLERAVALIPPDPDRLTPSSLCRTTGLTPEVAAAAWAELKRTGMILDLAIGPRRALSVTREVVEEWERRVEAALTRLHAARPRQSTIPRGHLAAELADLAQRGGEPLIATLLERLRDRGRILIEGDPPARVARIDHQPRLSQSERKLKSELLQAITSAGLEPPDLKSLTTRLGIKKPSLAVELLTLLVEEERIVEVAPGLWYDAQIEAEIRRRVTARLKQVETMSMAELRDLLGTTRKYALPLGEYLDRVGVTLRDGDHRRLGPAARLDEPID